A region of Myxococcus stipitatus DSM 14675 DNA encodes the following proteins:
- a CDS encoding sulfurtransferase TusA family protein: MSESVATLDITREVCPMTYVRTKLRLETLEAGAVLEIILRGSEPLKNVPRSAREEGHEVVSLDAREDGTHRLVLRKQGR; the protein is encoded by the coding sequence ATGAGTGAGTCCGTGGCGACGCTGGACATCACGCGCGAGGTCTGTCCCATGACCTACGTGCGCACGAAGCTCCGACTGGAGACGCTGGAGGCGGGGGCCGTCTTGGAGATCATCCTCCGAGGCTCCGAGCCCCTGAAGAACGTGCCCCGCAGCGCTCGTGAGGAGGGGCACGAGGTCGTCTCCCTCGATGCGCGCGAGGACGGCACGCACCGGCTGGTGCTGCGCAAGCAGGGGAGGTGA
- a CDS encoding MoaD/ThiS family protein gives MATIRIPTMMRPLTRNQAEVTASGATVREVLRDLDIRYPGLGAKLLDEHGAVRRYVNVFLNDEDIRALDALDTPVKDVDRLTLIPAMAGG, from the coding sequence ATGGCGACCATCCGGATCCCCACGATGATGCGCCCGCTCACGCGCAACCAGGCGGAGGTGACGGCCTCCGGCGCGACGGTTCGCGAGGTGCTGAGGGACTTGGACATCCGCTATCCGGGCCTCGGCGCGAAGCTCCTGGACGAGCACGGCGCCGTGCGGCGCTACGTCAATGTCTTCCTCAACGACGAGGACATCCGCGCCTTGGACGCCCTGGACACCCCGGTGAAGGACGTGGACCGCCTCACCCTCATCCCCGCGATGGCGGGAGGTTGA
- a CDS encoding HesA/MoeB/ThiF family protein, which produces MALREDQILRYSRQILLREVGGRGQEALLSGGARVDATGASGLTAAAYLVGGGTPVAGVGSLTLGPWSPGFLASSDDVGQPVASTLAREAPALNPDAANPEGRGGMIAELPSAWSGEAPWVALCGDGARAGVVFRSAEGCVWCFGETVRHLGSPPDGALGGALGALGAVVFQRLRLGLGPSLGGRWLVPPGTLEEMELRRCSRCASRQEPSAP; this is translated from the coding sequence ATGGCCCTGCGTGAAGATCAGATCCTTCGCTACTCCCGGCAGATCCTCCTGCGCGAAGTCGGAGGGCGTGGCCAGGAGGCGCTCCTTTCCGGCGGCGCGCGCGTGGATGCGACGGGCGCTTCGGGGTTGACGGCGGCGGCGTATCTCGTGGGAGGCGGCACGCCCGTCGCCGGGGTGGGCTCGCTGACCCTGGGCCCCTGGTCCCCGGGCTTCCTGGCGTCCTCCGACGACGTGGGACAGCCCGTGGCCTCGACGCTGGCCCGCGAGGCTCCCGCGCTGAACCCGGACGCCGCCAACCCCGAGGGGCGCGGCGGGATGATCGCGGAGCTGCCCTCGGCCTGGAGTGGAGAGGCCCCTTGGGTCGCGCTCTGCGGAGACGGAGCGCGTGCGGGCGTCGTGTTCCGGAGCGCCGAGGGCTGCGTCTGGTGCTTCGGCGAGACGGTGCGGCACCTGGGCTCCCCCCCGGACGGCGCCCTGGGTGGGGCGCTGGGCGCGCTGGGCGCCGTGGTCTTCCAGCGACTCCGGTTGGGGCTGGGGCCATCGCTCGGGGGGCGCTGGCTGGTGCCTCCTGGAACCTTGGAGGAGATGGAGTTGCGGCGGTGCTCGCGCTGCGCGTCGCGCCAGGAGCCATCGGCGCCGTGA
- a CDS encoding Mov34/MPN/PAD-1 family protein: MLALRVAPGAIGAVTTWPDSRWPESVREEILQHLEGSYPREGCGVILRGPEDGAWRVCPLRNASPWPTRAYAFAPEEWLALCLQAESRGEQVATVFHSHVDAPPTFSAEDRAQAAPSGHPLLPGVSYLIASVHRGRVVWVSEYEWMGGDFQTRRV; this comes from the coding sequence GTGCTCGCGCTGCGCGTCGCGCCAGGAGCCATCGGCGCCGTGACGACGTGGCCGGACTCACGCTGGCCGGAATCCGTGCGCGAGGAGATCCTCCAGCACCTGGAGGGCAGCTACCCGCGGGAGGGCTGTGGCGTGATCCTCCGAGGCCCCGAGGATGGCGCGTGGCGCGTGTGCCCCCTGCGCAATGCCTCACCTTGGCCCACGCGGGCCTACGCCTTCGCACCCGAGGAGTGGCTGGCGCTCTGCCTCCAGGCGGAGTCACGGGGAGAGCAGGTAGCCACCGTGTTCCACTCGCATGTGGATGCACCTCCCACCTTCTCCGCCGAGGACCGCGCCCAGGCTGCTCCCTCGGGGCATCCGCTCCTGCCGGGAGTTTCCTATCTCATCGCATCCGTACACCGAGGACGTGTTGTCTGGGTGTCCGAGTATGAGTGGATGGGTGGCGATTTTCAGACGCGCAGGGTCTGA
- the cysC gene encoding adenylyl-sulfate kinase, which produces MASNTGFTLWLTGMSGTGKSTTAAYIAARLRQVGRNVEILDEGELSDELWAGLGDSKDERNTIAGRLGYVANVLTRNGVAALVPCVSPYKAKREENRRSIGRYVEVYVDCPTEKLIERDSTGRYKKALNGEIPNFVGITEPYEPPTSPEVTIHSDVESIEDGAAKIFQSLLDLGYMTTEELKTITGKKMKANPLPAKGEKAEKPEKAEKGGAKARRAEEPKAAAKPAKADKGAKSRPATRAARVAKPTPASKKSAKGKGR; this is translated from the coding sequence ATGGCCTCCAACACTGGATTCACCCTCTGGCTGACCGGCATGTCCGGTACAGGGAAGAGCACCACTGCCGCCTACATCGCGGCGCGGCTCCGTCAGGTTGGCCGCAACGTGGAGATCCTCGATGAGGGCGAGCTCTCCGATGAGCTGTGGGCGGGGTTGGGGGATTCGAAGGACGAGCGCAACACGATCGCCGGGCGGCTGGGTTACGTCGCCAACGTGCTGACGCGCAACGGTGTCGCCGCGCTGGTCCCCTGCGTGAGCCCGTACAAGGCGAAGCGCGAGGAGAACCGCCGGAGCATCGGCCGGTACGTCGAGGTCTACGTCGACTGCCCCACCGAGAAGCTCATCGAGCGCGACAGCACGGGCCGCTACAAGAAGGCGCTCAACGGGGAGATCCCCAACTTCGTGGGCATCACCGAGCCCTACGAGCCGCCCACCTCGCCCGAGGTCACCATCCACTCCGACGTGGAGTCCATCGAGGACGGCGCGGCGAAGATCTTCCAGTCCCTCCTGGACCTTGGCTACATGACCACGGAGGAGCTGAAGACCATCACCGGCAAGAAGATGAAGGCGAACCCGCTGCCGGCCAAGGGTGAGAAGGCCGAGAAGCCTGAGAAGGCCGAGAAGGGCGGGGCGAAGGCGCGCCGGGCGGAGGAGCCCAAGGCCGCGGCCAAGCCGGCGAAGGCGGACAAGGGTGCGAAGTCGCGTCCGGCCACGCGTGCGGCTCGGGTGGCGAAGCCGACGCCCGCGTCGAAGAAGTCCGCGAAGGGCAAGGGCCGCTGA
- the larE gene encoding ATP-dependent sacrificial sulfur transferase LarE, producing MLSPERIQALCESSRPKLEAMRASLRAHGSALVAFSGGVDSTFVLKVAVEELGERALALTALSASVAPEEAQEARELAERLGARHVVIGSNELANPQYAANPTNRCYFCKTELYDLCEARRAELGLAVVLDGFNADDFKDHRPGHKAAREHAVVSPLAEAGLTKEEIRAWSQALALPTWDKPQMACLASRIPYGTAVTRDRLLQIAAAESELRKLGFRQFRVRYHSEVARLEVAAEEYEKFLAADVRQRINTAFLALGFKFVALDLEPFRSGRLNEAAGVTKPATQGAAGFSLPVVS from the coding sequence ATGCTGAGCCCCGAGCGAATCCAAGCCCTGTGTGAGTCGTCGCGCCCGAAGCTGGAGGCGATGCGCGCCTCGCTGCGGGCCCATGGCAGTGCCCTGGTGGCGTTCTCGGGCGGCGTGGACTCCACCTTCGTGCTGAAGGTGGCCGTGGAGGAGCTGGGCGAGCGGGCCCTGGCGCTCACGGCGCTGTCCGCGTCGGTGGCGCCGGAGGAGGCTCAGGAGGCGCGGGAGCTGGCGGAGCGTCTGGGGGCCCGGCACGTCGTCATCGGCAGCAACGAGCTGGCCAATCCGCAGTACGCGGCCAACCCCACCAACCGCTGCTACTTCTGCAAGACGGAGCTGTACGACCTCTGCGAGGCGCGCCGGGCGGAGCTGGGGCTGGCGGTGGTGCTGGACGGCTTCAACGCGGACGACTTCAAGGACCACCGGCCGGGGCACAAAGCCGCTCGCGAGCACGCGGTGGTGTCGCCGCTGGCGGAGGCGGGGCTGACGAAGGAGGAGATCCGCGCGTGGAGCCAGGCGCTGGCGCTGCCCACCTGGGACAAGCCGCAGATGGCGTGCCTGGCGTCGCGCATCCCGTACGGCACGGCGGTGACGAGGGACCGGCTGCTGCAGATCGCCGCGGCGGAGTCGGAGCTGCGCAAGCTGGGCTTCCGTCAGTTCCGCGTGCGCTACCACAGCGAGGTGGCGCGCTTGGAGGTGGCCGCGGAGGAGTACGAGAAGTTCCTCGCCGCGGATGTGCGCCAGCGGATCAACACCGCCTTCCTGGCGCTGGGGTTCAAGTTCGTCGCGCTGGACCTGGAGCCGTTCCGCTCCGGCCGGTTGAACGAGGCGGCGGGCGTGACAAAGCCCGCGACCCAGGGGGCCGCGGGCTTCTCACTTCCCGTCGTCAGCTGA
- a CDS encoding ribbon-helix-helix domain-containing protein: MDMNPRLTSVVFRLNREKLDALKELSRSTRIRQSEYLREAISDLLAKYEERLVD; the protein is encoded by the coding sequence TTGGACATGAATCCCCGCCTCACCTCGGTGGTCTTCCGGCTCAACCGCGAGAAGCTCGACGCCCTGAAGGAGCTGTCGCGCTCCACGCGCATCCGCCAGAGCGAGTACCTTCGGGAGGCCATCTCGGATCTGCTGGCGAAGTATGAGGAGCGGCTCGTCGACTGA
- a CDS encoding tRNA pseudouridine synthase A encodes MLTSTSKRTPVALWIWYLGGNFRGFQRQPQGPTVQEALEGALRTVGVPATVMPAGRTDRGVHARMQVVSVRLEAGDSAEALAQRLPAHLPPGLGLCLVRKPRSFHAQWSASGKAYRYRFHLGGAVDPEWAPYSLDVANEVGLQGQGHRVTPERVASLLALAAGTRDFIAFHEKSSPQKLRTLESATLHEHGGGLFEARLNGDGFARYQVRYVVGGALKVAAGLLPEEAWRSALETGAAMEGFKAPAHGLMLWEVRYPPDVDPFTAPERLQPPGLPREPPFLLG; translated from the coding sequence GTGCTGACCTCAACCTCCAAGCGGACTCCCGTCGCCCTCTGGATCTGGTACCTCGGTGGGAACTTCCGAGGCTTCCAGCGCCAACCCCAAGGCCCCACCGTCCAGGAGGCCCTGGAGGGGGCCTTGCGGACAGTGGGGGTCCCCGCCACGGTGATGCCCGCCGGTCGCACGGACCGGGGCGTCCATGCCCGGATGCAGGTGGTCAGCGTCCGGTTGGAGGCGGGGGACTCGGCGGAGGCGCTCGCCCAGCGGCTGCCGGCGCACCTTCCGCCGGGGCTCGGGCTGTGCCTGGTGCGCAAGCCGCGCTCCTTCCATGCGCAGTGGAGCGCGAGCGGCAAGGCGTACCGCTACCGGTTCCACCTGGGCGGCGCGGTGGATCCGGAGTGGGCGCCCTACTCGCTCGATGTCGCCAACGAGGTGGGACTTCAAGGCCAGGGCCATCGGGTGACGCCCGAGCGGGTGGCGTCACTGCTCGCCCTGGCGGCGGGCACGCGCGACTTCATCGCGTTCCATGAGAAGTCCAGCCCCCAGAAGCTCCGCACGCTGGAGTCCGCCACCCTCCATGAGCATGGAGGCGGGCTTTTCGAGGCGCGGCTGAACGGGGATGGCTTTGCTCGCTACCAGGTGCGCTACGTCGTGGGTGGCGCGCTGAAGGTGGCGGCGGGGCTGTTGCCGGAAGAAGCGTGGCGTTCAGCCCTGGAGACGGGGGCGGCCATGGAGGGCTTCAAGGCGCCCGCTCACGGCCTGATGCTCTGGGAGGTCCGCTACCCTCCCGATGTGGACCCATTCACCGCCCCAGAGCGCCTCCAGCCTCCGGGGCTGCCGCGAGAGCCACCCTTCCTGCTCGGGTGA
- a CDS encoding AgmX/PglI C-terminal domain-containing protein codes for MAAGQELAADVDGQWLFRHGDLVLGPVSGNHIVEKLKSGELTPESLLALAGERDFHPMKDVEPFKVHVALAEARARVDAAVLVEREKNRKRMMVLGGVAGGLALVLGTGGLFLARNAAVHGWFGEEEFEGIEMEAPVIRLAQARPDDEELFDYPIPGSVKPKSGEAGGGKPATPGGGKPTAVASVDRKPPRPSGSVATDPDGMQVAQQFDQSAINRVVAGNKSTLFRCLKEEAARSPGLAARIPLEFVIGNDGRVNKLWVDNPQFKKGPLYDCLFTELQKWPFRAYEGERATVGLSFTLGPKKG; via the coding sequence ATGGCGGCTGGACAAGAACTCGCGGCGGATGTGGATGGGCAGTGGCTCTTCCGGCATGGAGACCTGGTCCTCGGACCGGTCAGCGGCAACCACATTGTTGAGAAGCTCAAGTCAGGGGAGCTGACGCCGGAGTCCCTGCTGGCCCTGGCGGGCGAGCGGGACTTCCACCCCATGAAGGACGTGGAGCCCTTCAAGGTCCACGTGGCGCTCGCCGAGGCACGGGCTCGAGTGGACGCCGCCGTCCTGGTGGAGCGGGAGAAGAACCGCAAGCGGATGATGGTGCTGGGCGGGGTCGCCGGAGGACTGGCGCTCGTGCTGGGCACGGGCGGCCTGTTCCTGGCGCGCAACGCCGCGGTGCATGGCTGGTTCGGCGAGGAGGAGTTCGAGGGCATCGAGATGGAGGCCCCCGTCATTCGCCTGGCGCAGGCGCGCCCGGATGACGAAGAGCTCTTCGACTACCCCATCCCGGGGAGTGTGAAGCCGAAGTCGGGAGAGGCGGGGGGAGGCAAGCCCGCGACTCCGGGCGGAGGCAAGCCCACCGCCGTCGCATCGGTGGACCGCAAGCCGCCGCGTCCCTCGGGCAGCGTGGCCACCGACCCGGACGGGATGCAGGTGGCGCAGCAGTTCGACCAGTCCGCCATCAACCGCGTCGTCGCGGGCAACAAGTCCACGCTCTTCCGCTGCCTCAAGGAGGAGGCCGCCCGCAGTCCGGGCCTGGCGGCGAGAATCCCCCTGGAGTTCGTCATCGGAAACGATGGCCGGGTCAACAAGCTGTGGGTGGACAACCCCCAGTTCAAGAAGGGTCCACTCTACGACTGCCTCTTCACGGAGCTGCAGAAGTGGCCGTTCCGCGCCTACGAAGGAGAGCGCGCGACGGTGGGCCTCTCGTTCACCTTGGGCCCCAAGAAGGGGTAG
- the clpX gene encoding ATP-dependent Clp protease ATP-binding subunit ClpX: MKKEHHVNLSCSFCGKSQREVRKLIAGPTVYICDECIKLCNDIIADENEREEGKPQVSLPTPSEIKAFLDDYVIGQDQAKKVLAVAVYNHYKRIYQKKPSARPRPGVKSPSGDDVELSKSNILLIGPTGSGKTLLAQSLARFLNVPFTIADATSLTEAGYVGEDVENIIQNLLHNADYDVEKAARGIVYIDEIDKIARKGDMPSATRDVGGEGVQQALLKIIEGTRANVTPRGGKKYNQQEYVQVDTTNILFICGGAFHGIDGVIKRRVGEKGLGFGAKITHREDRSVGELLALTEPEDLMKFGMIPEFIGRLPMIATLNDLKEEDLVTILAQPKNALVKQYQKLFEFEKVKLTFSKEALRAIAREAMRRHSGARGLRAILEDAMLEIMYDIPFREGVKECKITETVITRREPPQLVMEKEKKTA, translated from the coding sequence GTGAAGAAGGAGCACCACGTCAACCTGTCCTGCTCGTTCTGCGGAAAATCGCAGCGCGAGGTCCGCAAGCTCATCGCGGGACCGACGGTCTACATCTGCGATGAGTGCATCAAGCTCTGCAACGACATCATCGCGGACGAGAACGAGCGCGAAGAGGGCAAGCCGCAGGTCAGCTTGCCGACGCCTTCGGAAATCAAGGCGTTCCTCGATGACTACGTCATCGGGCAGGACCAGGCGAAGAAGGTCCTCGCGGTCGCGGTCTACAACCACTACAAGCGCATCTACCAGAAGAAGCCCTCGGCACGGCCGCGTCCCGGCGTGAAGAGCCCTTCGGGTGACGATGTCGAGCTGAGCAAGAGCAACATCCTGCTCATCGGCCCGACAGGCAGCGGCAAGACGCTGCTGGCCCAGTCGTTGGCGCGCTTCCTCAACGTCCCGTTCACCATCGCCGACGCCACCAGCCTCACCGAGGCCGGCTACGTGGGCGAGGACGTCGAGAACATCATCCAGAACCTCCTCCACAACGCCGATTACGACGTGGAGAAGGCGGCGCGCGGCATCGTCTACATCGACGAGATCGACAAGATCGCGCGCAAGGGTGACATGCCCAGCGCCACCCGCGACGTGGGCGGTGAGGGCGTGCAGCAGGCGCTGCTGAAGATCATCGAAGGCACTCGCGCCAACGTCACCCCGCGCGGTGGCAAGAAGTACAACCAGCAGGAGTACGTCCAGGTCGACACGACGAACATCCTGTTCATCTGCGGCGGTGCCTTCCACGGCATCGACGGCGTCATCAAGCGCCGCGTGGGTGAGAAGGGCCTGGGCTTCGGCGCGAAGATCACCCACCGCGAGGACCGCAGCGTGGGCGAGCTGTTGGCGCTGACCGAGCCGGAAGACCTGATGAAGTTCGGGATGATTCCCGAGTTCATCGGCCGTCTGCCGATGATCGCCACGCTCAATGACCTCAAGGAAGAGGACCTGGTCACCATCCTCGCCCAACCGAAGAACGCGCTGGTGAAGCAGTACCAGAAGCTCTTCGAGTTCGAGAAGGTGAAGCTCACCTTCTCGAAGGAGGCGCTGCGCGCCATCGCCCGCGAGGCGATGCGCCGTCACTCCGGAGCGCGTGGTCTGCGCGCCATCCTGGAGGACGCGATGCTGGAGATCATGTACGACATCCCGTTCCGCGAGGGCGTGAAGGAGTGCAAGATCACCGAGACGGTCATCACCCGTCGCGAACCGCCTCAGCTCGTCATGGAGAAGGAGAAGAAGACGGCCTAG